The following proteins are co-located in the Paraburkholderia phytofirmans PsJN genome:
- a CDS encoding septation protein A, producing MKFLFDLFPIILFFVAFKIWGIFTATAVAIVATLVQIAWVAFRHRKVDPMLWVSLGVVTVFGGATLVLHNDTFIKWKPTVLYWAFSVALIVSQLAFNKNLIEAMMGKQITLPHAIWGKLSVVWAIFFVLLGLVNLFVAYNYTTDQWVNFKLFGATGCLVVFIVGQSLWLSKYMKEE from the coding sequence ATGAAATTCCTGTTCGATCTGTTCCCGATCATCCTGTTCTTCGTCGCCTTCAAGATCTGGGGCATTTTCACGGCGACGGCAGTGGCGATCGTCGCCACGCTGGTGCAGATCGCGTGGGTGGCCTTCCGCCACCGCAAGGTCGATCCGATGCTGTGGGTGAGCCTCGGCGTCGTCACCGTGTTCGGCGGCGCGACGCTCGTGCTGCACAACGACACCTTCATCAAGTGGAAGCCGACCGTGCTGTACTGGGCGTTTTCAGTGGCGCTAATCGTCTCGCAACTGGCGTTCAACAAGAACCTGATCGAAGCGATGATGGGCAAGCAGATCACGCTGCCGCACGCGATCTGGGGCAAGCTGAGTGTGGTCTGGGCGATCTTTTTCGTGCTGCTCGGGCTGGTGAATCTGTTCGTCGCGTACAACTACACGACCGACCAGTGGGTCAATTTCAAGCTGTTCGGCGCCACCGGTTGTCTGGTGGTGTTTATCGTCGGACAGAGTTTGTGGCTCTCGAAGTATATGAAGGAAGAATGA
- a CDS encoding peptidylprolyl isomerase, translating to MTLKKTRLWVLLAAFAAAPAFAQNIAVVNGTPIPKARADALIDQLVHQGQQNTPQLQTAVREELVNREILMQEALRRGLPNRPDIKAQIAVAQQTVVLRALIEDFVKNNTPSDAEVTARYNALIKDAGGKEYHLHHILVDNEQQAKDLIAKIKAGASFEDLAKQFSKDPGSGKNGGDLDWSDPKAYVPEFADAATHLQKGQMTDTPVHTQFGWHIIRVDDVRNITPPPLEQVRPQIVQQIQQEKLQAFEEGLRKNAKIQ from the coding sequence ATGACCTTGAAGAAAACCCGTCTTTGGGTATTGCTGGCTGCATTTGCAGCCGCACCTGCATTCGCACAGAACATCGCCGTCGTGAACGGCACGCCGATTCCCAAAGCACGCGCCGATGCGCTGATCGACCAACTGGTTCATCAAGGCCAGCAAAATACGCCGCAACTGCAGACCGCCGTGCGCGAAGAACTGGTGAATCGCGAGATCCTGATGCAGGAAGCGCTGCGCCGCGGCCTGCCGAATCGTCCGGACATCAAGGCGCAAATCGCCGTTGCTCAGCAAACCGTCGTGCTGCGCGCGCTGATCGAAGACTTCGTGAAGAACAACACGCCGAGCGACGCCGAAGTCACCGCGCGTTACAACGCGCTGATCAAGGACGCGGGCGGCAAGGAATATCACCTGCACCACATCCTCGTGGACAACGAACAGCAGGCCAAAGACCTGATCGCGAAGATCAAGGCCGGCGCAAGCTTCGAAGATCTGGCCAAGCAATTCTCGAAAGACCCGGGATCGGGCAAGAACGGCGGCGATCTGGACTGGTCGGACCCGAAGGCCTACGTGCCTGAATTCGCGGACGCGGCCACGCATCTGCAGAAAGGCCAGATGACCGACACGCCGGTGCATACGCAATTCGGCTGGCACATCATCCGTGTCGACGACGTGCGCAACATCACGCCGCCGCCGCTGGAGCAAGTGCGTCCGCAGATCGTGCAACAGATCCAGCAGGAAAAGCTGCAGGCGTTCGAGGAAGGTTTGCGCAAGAACGCGAAGATTCAGTAA
- the msrB gene encoding peptide-methionine (R)-S-oxide reductase MsrB: protein MNKPDELKTDAPAVQKDDAEWRKQLSDIEYQVTRHAATERPFTGRYHDHWDRGIYDCVCCGTPLFESDTKFDAGCGWPSYFKPIDGEVIKEKTDRSHGMLRIEVECKNCGAHLGHVFEDGPAPTGLRYCINSAALQFEPK from the coding sequence ATGAACAAACCCGACGAACTCAAGACCGACGCCCCCGCCGTGCAGAAAGACGATGCCGAGTGGCGCAAGCAACTTTCCGACATCGAATATCAGGTGACGCGCCACGCCGCCACCGAGCGCCCGTTCACGGGCCGCTACCACGACCACTGGGATCGCGGCATCTATGACTGCGTCTGTTGCGGCACGCCGCTGTTCGAATCGGACACCAAGTTCGACGCCGGTTGCGGCTGGCCGAGCTACTTCAAGCCGATCGACGGCGAAGTGATCAAGGAGAAAACCGACCGCTCGCACGGCATGCTGCGCATCGAGGTGGAATGCAAGAACTGCGGCGCGCATCTGGGCCACGTATTCGAAGACGGACCCGCGCCGACCGGCCTGCGGTACTGCATCAATTCAGCTGCGTTACAATTCGAGCCCAAGTAA
- a CDS encoding protein adenylyltransferase SelO: MSFSPSIAGLSGPLSALSDALTTLHESAFARLGSVFLTRLPAAPLSAPYLVGFSAETAALLGLEPGLENDPGFAELFSGNLTREWPAEALPYASVYSGHQFGVWAGQLGDGRALGLGEVEHNGQRFELQLKGAGRTPYSRMGDGRAVLRSSIREYLCSEAMHHLGIPTTRALCVIGSDQPVRRETVETAAVVTRVAPSFVRFGHFEHFYSNDRTDALRALADHVIERFYPHCREADDPYLALLNEAVISTADLMVDWQAVGFCHGVMNTDNMSIVGLTIDYGPFGFMDGFDAGYICNHSDSQGRYAYKMQPQIAYWNLFCLAQGLLPLLGEKHEESVRGDKAIEDAQRVLGGFKNRFAPALERRMRAKLGLEIEREGDDGLVNRLFEVMHANRADFTLTFRNLARVSKHDASGDAPVRDLFLDRAAFDAWVNDYRARLSEETRDDAARAIAMNRVNPKFVLRNHLAETAIRRAKEKDFSEVERLAAILRRPFDEQPEHEAYAGLPPDWASSLEVSCSS, from the coding sequence ATGTCGTTTTCCCCAAGCATTGCAGGGTTATCCGGGCCTTTGTCGGCCCTTTCCGATGCGCTCACCACGTTGCACGAGAGCGCGTTCGCACGGCTCGGCAGCGTGTTTCTGACGCGTCTGCCGGCGGCGCCGCTCAGTGCGCCGTACCTCGTCGGGTTCTCCGCCGAAACCGCCGCGCTGCTCGGTTTAGAGCCGGGCCTCGAGAATGATCCGGGCTTTGCCGAACTGTTCTCCGGCAACCTCACGCGCGAGTGGCCGGCCGAGGCGCTGCCTTATGCGTCGGTCTATTCCGGGCACCAGTTCGGCGTGTGGGCCGGCCAGCTCGGCGACGGCCGCGCGCTCGGTCTCGGCGAAGTCGAACATAATGGCCAGCGCTTCGAGTTGCAGCTCAAAGGCGCGGGGCGCACGCCCTATTCGCGCATGGGCGACGGCCGCGCGGTGTTGCGTTCGTCGATCCGCGAGTATCTGTGTTCGGAGGCGATGCATCACCTCGGCATTCCGACCACGCGCGCGCTGTGCGTGATCGGCTCCGATCAGCCGGTGCGGCGCGAGACCGTCGAAACAGCCGCCGTAGTCACACGCGTGGCGCCGAGCTTCGTGCGCTTCGGCCACTTCGAGCACTTCTATTCGAACGATCGCACCGACGCGCTGCGCGCGCTCGCCGATCATGTGATCGAGCGCTTCTATCCGCATTGCCGCGAAGCCGACGATCCGTATCTCGCGCTGCTCAATGAAGCGGTCATCTCGACCGCTGACCTGATGGTCGACTGGCAGGCGGTCGGCTTCTGCCACGGCGTGATGAACACCGACAATATGTCGATCGTCGGCCTCACCATCGATTACGGTCCGTTCGGTTTCATGGACGGCTTCGACGCCGGCTACATCTGCAATCACTCCGATTCGCAGGGCCGTTACGCGTACAAGATGCAGCCGCAGATCGCCTACTGGAACCTGTTCTGTCTCGCGCAAGGGCTATTGCCGCTGCTAGGCGAAAAACACGAGGAAAGCGTGCGCGGCGACAAGGCGATCGAAGACGCGCAACGTGTGCTCGGCGGTTTCAAGAATCGCTTTGCGCCGGCGCTGGAACGGCGCATGCGCGCCAAGCTCGGCCTCGAAATTGAACGCGAGGGTGACGATGGTCTGGTCAATCGCCTATTCGAGGTGATGCACGCCAATCGTGCGGATTTCACGCTGACCTTCCGAAATCTGGCGCGCGTGTCGAAGCACGACGCAAGCGGCGACGCGCCAGTGCGCGATCTGTTTCTCGACCGCGCCGCCTTCGACGCCTGGGTGAACGACTACCGCGCGCGGCTGTCCGAAGAAACACGCGACGACGCCGCGCGCGCCATTGCAATGAACCGTGTGAACCCCAAATTCGTACTTCGCAATCATCTGGCGGAAACGGCGATCCGCCGCGCGAAAGAGAAGGATTTCTCCGAAGTGGAACGACTGGCGGCCATCCTGCGCCGTCCGTTCGACGAACAGCCCGAGCACGAAGCGTATGCCGGGCTGCCGCCGGACTGGGCGAGCTCGCTGGAAGTGAGCTGCTCGTCGTGA
- a CDS encoding 3-(methylthio)propionyl-CoA ligase, translated as MTTPLLGQMMDVPLTVPSLLTHAARHFGSTEIVSRRIEGDLHRYTYRDCEKRAKQLAQALIALGVEPGERVATLAWNGYRHLEAYYGTTGFGAVCHTINPRLFPDQIAYIINHADDAYVLFDTTFAPLVDVLAPQCPKVRGWIALADEAHLPAMQTPALSYETLVTAQDGNYAWPPLDERQASYLCYTSGTTGNPKGALYSHRSTVLHAFGASLPDAMSLSARDCVLPVVPMFHVNAWGIPHAAPLTGAKLVFPGKDLDGKSLYELMESERVTYSAGVPTVWLGLLNYLREAKVRFSSLNRTVIGGSACPPAMLRTFEDDYGVQVIHAWGMTEMSPLGTLSKLTWEQSQRPLEEQRALLEKQGHVLYGVDMKIVGEDGRELPWDGVAFGDLHVRGPWVIDRYFRKDDSPLVDGWFPTGDVATIDRDSFLHITDRSKDVIKSGGEWISSIDVENVAIAHPAVAEAACIACAHPKWTERPLLVVVKRPGFEVTREELIAFYDGKVAKWWIPDDVAFVDELPHTATGKLQKLKLRDIFRNHVLPSALEDEKDCPLTPLARGNPA; from the coding sequence ATGACGACGCCGCTGCTTGGCCAGATGATGGACGTGCCGCTGACCGTGCCTTCGTTGCTCACCCACGCCGCGCGGCATTTCGGCAGCACCGAAATCGTGTCGCGGCGTATCGAAGGCGACCTGCATCGCTATACCTATCGTGATTGCGAGAAGCGCGCGAAGCAGCTCGCGCAAGCGCTGATCGCACTCGGCGTCGAACCCGGCGAACGGGTCGCGACGCTTGCGTGGAACGGCTACCGTCATCTGGAAGCGTATTACGGCACGACCGGTTTCGGCGCCGTGTGCCATACGATCAATCCGCGCCTCTTTCCCGATCAGATCGCCTACATCATCAATCACGCCGACGACGCCTACGTGCTGTTCGACACCACGTTCGCGCCGCTCGTCGATGTCCTCGCACCGCAATGTCCGAAGGTGCGCGGCTGGATCGCGCTGGCCGACGAAGCGCATCTGCCCGCGATGCAGACGCCCGCGCTCAGCTACGAAACACTCGTCACCGCGCAGGACGGAAATTACGCATGGCCGCCGCTCGACGAACGGCAAGCCTCGTACCTGTGCTACACATCCGGCACCACGGGCAATCCGAAGGGCGCACTGTATTCGCATCGTTCGACGGTGCTGCATGCGTTCGGCGCTTCACTGCCCGACGCCATGAGTCTCTCCGCGCGCGACTGCGTGCTGCCCGTCGTGCCGATGTTTCATGTGAACGCATGGGGCATTCCGCACGCCGCGCCGCTGACCGGCGCGAAGCTCGTGTTCCCCGGCAAGGACCTCGACGGCAAGTCGCTGTACGAATTGATGGAGAGCGAGCGCGTTACGTATTCGGCCGGCGTGCCGACCGTATGGCTTGGACTGCTCAACTATCTGCGCGAGGCGAAAGTGCGGTTTTCGTCGCTCAATCGAACGGTGATCGGCGGCTCGGCCTGTCCGCCGGCCATGCTGCGCACCTTCGAAGACGACTACGGCGTGCAGGTGATCCACGCGTGGGGCATGACCGAAATGTCGCCGCTCGGTACGCTGTCCAAACTGACGTGGGAACAAAGCCAGCGTCCGCTCGAAGAGCAGCGCGCGTTGCTCGAAAAGCAGGGGCACGTGCTGTATGGCGTCGACATGAAAATCGTCGGCGAGGATGGCCGCGAACTGCCTTGGGACGGCGTGGCGTTCGGCGATCTGCACGTGCGCGGACCGTGGGTGATCGACCGCTATTTCCGCAAGGACGATTCGCCGCTCGTGGACGGCTGGTTTCCCACCGGCGACGTCGCCACCATCGACCGCGACAGTTTTCTGCATATCACCGACCGCTCGAAAGACGTGATCAAGTCCGGCGGCGAGTGGATCAGTTCGATCGACGTCGAAAACGTGGCGATCGCGCATCCGGCGGTGGCCGAAGCGGCGTGCATCGCGTGCGCGCATCCGAAATGGACCGAGCGGCCGCTGCTGGTGGTCGTCAAACGCCCCGGTTTCGAAGTCACGCGCGAGGAACTGATCGCCTTCTACGACGGCAAGGTCGCGAAATGGTGGATTCCCGACGACGTCGCGTTTGTCGACGAATTGCCGCACACGGCGACCGGCAAGCTGCAAAAACTCAAGCTGCGCGACATATTCCGCAACCACGTGCTGCCTTCCGCGCTTGAAGACGAAAAAGACTGTCCGCTGACGCCGCTTGCCAGGGGAAACCCCGCCTGA
- a CDS encoding BolA family protein, which yields MTSDADVFMHATTAERAALIESRLAAALAPVASIQITDDSAQHAGHAGASAGGHFSVTIVAAAFAGKARVARHRMVYDALADAMQRGIHALAITAYTPEEFALLPR from the coding sequence ATGACGAGCGACGCCGACGTATTCATGCACGCCACCACCGCCGAGCGCGCTGCGCTGATCGAGTCGCGCCTTGCCGCCGCGCTGGCGCCGGTCGCTTCGATCCAGATCACCGACGACAGCGCGCAGCACGCCGGTCACGCCGGCGCCTCCGCCGGCGGTCATTTCAGTGTCACGATCGTGGCTGCCGCATTCGCCGGCAAGGCCCGCGTGGCGCGGCATCGCATGGTGTATGATGCGCTGGCCGATGCCATGCAGCGCGGCATTCACGCCCTTGCCATCACGGCGTATACGCCCGAAGAATTCGCTTTGTTGCCCCGCTAG